A window of Ananas comosus cultivar F153 linkage group 4, ASM154086v1, whole genome shotgun sequence contains these coding sequences:
- the LOC109708761 gene encoding TOM1-like protein 2 isoform X1 — MIPSSSLSLPSLPSSSSSATVRVEKATSDLLLGPDWTLNMDICDSVNSDHWQAKDVIKAVKKRLQHKNPKVQFLALTLLETMMKNCGDYVHFQVIERDILQEMIKIVKKKTDMQVRDKILVLLDSWQEAFGGPGGKYPQYYWAYAELKRSGVEFPQRSPDVAPIFTPPINHPTPLARLSQPAYGVPVTSTVTLDEAMASEMASLSLSDLDRVRSVMELLSEMLKAVNPSDRGAVKDEVITDLVSQCRSNQKKLMQLVNTTMDEEHLEQVLQLNDDLQSLLAKHDAIASGSPLPTEIPRPTSSPSTPVAPAPAPAPAPAPGSPMPNRSKDEEEEEEDENDEFAQLARRNSKYKQASTESTSARVGVQSSSENYAGATSSTAPITSTAASSSGEMKVLAVPDSLAPVKTATKEQEVIDLLAVALSSNASPPHTSPAPPAYSEQNRQLESGSPIVGVRPYNSQTFATNQGYVPYNTYVAPWAQPRPQIPPPQPQPHHQPPPHLQSQSQIPPPQPQPQHHPQPQVQPQSQIPQPLPQPQHQPQPQPQPQLQTPSPQHQLQHQHQPQPQPQPYPQSQPHVSYNLSPYPPPPWADAPANPVPNPFVQPTYQHPMQSSRPLQPFNSFGPRPRGTLATGEAQINVNPRQPGSTASPKPYYLSNRLFEDLIELRNADGSLKTSRTGMPASSNQSINSDRK, encoded by the exons ATGATcccgtcgtcgtcgttgtcgttgCCGTCGttgccgtcgtcgtcgtcctcggcgACGGTTAGGGTTGAGAAGGCGACGAGCGATCTCCTTCTCGGCCCCGATTGGACCTTGAACATGGATATCTGCGACTCCGTTAATTCCGATCACTG GCAAGCAAAAGATGTGATCAAAGCTGTGAAGAAGCGTCTGCAACATAAGAACCCAAAAGTTCAATTTCTAGCTCTGACG TTATTGGAGACGATGATGAAGAATTGTGGTGATTATGTTCATTTTCAAGTTATTGAACGCGATATTCTACAAGAAATGATCAAAATTGTCAAGAAAAAG ACGGATATGCAAGTGAGGGATAAAATCTTAGTACTGCTTGACTCTTGGCAAGAAGCATTTGGCGGGCCAGGAGGGAAGTATCCTCAATACTACTGGGCCTATGCTGAACTAAAG AGATCAGGAGTAGAGTTCCCGCAACGGTCTCCAGATGTTGCTCCAATATTTACTCCTCCGATCAATCATCCTACTCCTCTAGCTAGACTTTCTCAACCGGCTTATGGGGTGCCTGTCACTTCTACTGTGACACTCGATGAAGCAATGGCATCTGAAATGGCTAGTTTGAG CTTGTCGGATTTGGACCGTGTGCGGAGTGTAATGGAATTGTTAAGTGAGATGCTGAAAGCTGTTAATCCCAGTGATCGTGGG GCTGTCAAAGATGAAGTAATCACAGACCTTGTCAGCCAATGTCGCTCAAATCAAAAGAAGCTTATGCAACTGGTAAACACAACCAT GGATGAGGAGCATCTGGAGCAAGTTCTTCAATTGAATGACGACTTGCAAAGTTTGCTTGCGAAACATGATGCAATAGCCTCAGGCTCCCCTTTACCGACTGAAATACCAAGACCTACTTCAAGCCCAAGTACACCTGTTGCACCTGCACCTGCACCTGCACCTGCACCTGCACCTGGATCTCCAATGCCTAATAGGTCGAAagatgaggaggaagaggaagaagatgagaacGATGAGTTTGCTCAGCTGGCTCGAAG GAACTCAAAATATAAGCAAGCAAGCACTGAAAGCACTTCAGCTAGAGTCGGGGTTCAATCTTCTTCCGAGAACTATGCTGGTGCAACAAGTTCGACTGCTCCTATTACGAGCACCGCAGCCTCATCTTCTGGTGAGATGAAAGTGTTGGCTGTACCTGATTCTCTGGCCCCTGTTAAAACTGCCACTAAGGAGCAAGAAGTTATTGACCTCCTCGCTGTTGCTTTGTCGTCAAATGCTTCACCACCCCATACTTCACCTGCCCCTCCTGCTTATTCTGAACAAAATAGACAACTGGAATCTGGCTCCCCCATTGTAGGGGTGCGGCCTTACAATTCCCAAACGTTCGCCACGAACCAGGGGTATGTGCCTTACAACACTTATGTTGCCCCGTGGGCTCAGCCTAGACCTCAAATTCCACCGCCTCAACCTCAGCCTCACCATCAGCCTCCACCTCATCTTCAGTCTCAATCTCAGATTCCGCCACCTCAACCTCAGCCTCAACACCATCCTCAACCTCAGGTTCAGCCTCAATCTCAAATTCCGCAGCCTCTACCACAGCCTCAACATCAGCCTCAGCCTCAGCCTCAGCCTCAACTTCAAACTCCATCACCTCAACATCAGCTTCAACATCAGCATCAGCCTCAGCCTCAGCCTCAGCCTTACCCACAATCTCAACCCCATGTCTCATATAACTTGTCTCCCTACCCACCTCCGCCTTGGGCTGACGCTCCGGCCAATCCCGTTCCCAACCCTTTTGTACAACCGACATATCAGCATCCGATGCAATCATCTAGGCCTTTACAGCCCTTCAACTCGTTTGGTCCGAGACCTCGCGGCACCTTGGCAACTGGAGAAGCTCAGATAAATGTGAATCCGAGGCAACCAGGGTCTACTGCTTCTCCAAAACCCTATTATTTGTCAAATAGGTTATTCGAGGATCTGATAGAGTTGAGAAATGCAGATGGTAGTCTGAAAACGAGCAGAACTGGTATGCCTGCCTCATCAAATCAATCTATTAACAGTGATAGAAAATAG
- the LOC109708761 gene encoding activating signal cointegrator 1 complex subunit 2 homolog isoform X2: MQVRDKILVLLDSWQEAFGGPGGKYPQYYWAYAELKRSGVEFPQRSPDVAPIFTPPINHPTPLARLSQPAYGVPVTSTVTLDEAMASEMASLSLSDLDRVRSVMELLSEMLKAVNPSDRGAVKDEVITDLVSQCRSNQKKLMQLVNTTMDEEHLEQVLQLNDDLQSLLAKHDAIASGSPLPTEIPRPTSSPSTPVAPAPAPAPAPAPGSPMPNRSKDEEEEEEDENDEFAQLARRNSKYKQASTESTSARVGVQSSSENYAGATSSTAPITSTAASSSGEMKVLAVPDSLAPVKTATKEQEVIDLLAVALSSNASPPHTSPAPPAYSEQNRQLESGSPIVGVRPYNSQTFATNQGYVPYNTYVAPWAQPRPQIPPPQPQPHHQPPPHLQSQSQIPPPQPQPQHHPQPQVQPQSQIPQPLPQPQHQPQPQPQPQLQTPSPQHQLQHQHQPQPQPQPYPQSQPHVSYNLSPYPPPPWADAPANPVPNPFVQPTYQHPMQSSRPLQPFNSFGPRPRGTLATGEAQINVNPRQPGSTASPKPYYLSNRLFEDLIELRNADGSLKTSRTGMPASSNQSINSDRK, from the exons ATGCAAGTGAGGGATAAAATCTTAGTACTGCTTGACTCTTGGCAAGAAGCATTTGGCGGGCCAGGAGGGAAGTATCCTCAATACTACTGGGCCTATGCTGAACTAAAG AGATCAGGAGTAGAGTTCCCGCAACGGTCTCCAGATGTTGCTCCAATATTTACTCCTCCGATCAATCATCCTACTCCTCTAGCTAGACTTTCTCAACCGGCTTATGGGGTGCCTGTCACTTCTACTGTGACACTCGATGAAGCAATGGCATCTGAAATGGCTAGTTTGAG CTTGTCGGATTTGGACCGTGTGCGGAGTGTAATGGAATTGTTAAGTGAGATGCTGAAAGCTGTTAATCCCAGTGATCGTGGG GCTGTCAAAGATGAAGTAATCACAGACCTTGTCAGCCAATGTCGCTCAAATCAAAAGAAGCTTATGCAACTGGTAAACACAACCAT GGATGAGGAGCATCTGGAGCAAGTTCTTCAATTGAATGACGACTTGCAAAGTTTGCTTGCGAAACATGATGCAATAGCCTCAGGCTCCCCTTTACCGACTGAAATACCAAGACCTACTTCAAGCCCAAGTACACCTGTTGCACCTGCACCTGCACCTGCACCTGCACCTGCACCTGGATCTCCAATGCCTAATAGGTCGAAagatgaggaggaagaggaagaagatgagaacGATGAGTTTGCTCAGCTGGCTCGAAG GAACTCAAAATATAAGCAAGCAAGCACTGAAAGCACTTCAGCTAGAGTCGGGGTTCAATCTTCTTCCGAGAACTATGCTGGTGCAACAAGTTCGACTGCTCCTATTACGAGCACCGCAGCCTCATCTTCTGGTGAGATGAAAGTGTTGGCTGTACCTGATTCTCTGGCCCCTGTTAAAACTGCCACTAAGGAGCAAGAAGTTATTGACCTCCTCGCTGTTGCTTTGTCGTCAAATGCTTCACCACCCCATACTTCACCTGCCCCTCCTGCTTATTCTGAACAAAATAGACAACTGGAATCTGGCTCCCCCATTGTAGGGGTGCGGCCTTACAATTCCCAAACGTTCGCCACGAACCAGGGGTATGTGCCTTACAACACTTATGTTGCCCCGTGGGCTCAGCCTAGACCTCAAATTCCACCGCCTCAACCTCAGCCTCACCATCAGCCTCCACCTCATCTTCAGTCTCAATCTCAGATTCCGCCACCTCAACCTCAGCCTCAACACCATCCTCAACCTCAGGTTCAGCCTCAATCTCAAATTCCGCAGCCTCTACCACAGCCTCAACATCAGCCTCAGCCTCAGCCTCAGCCTCAACTTCAAACTCCATCACCTCAACATCAGCTTCAACATCAGCATCAGCCTCAGCCTCAGCCTCAGCCTTACCCACAATCTCAACCCCATGTCTCATATAACTTGTCTCCCTACCCACCTCCGCCTTGGGCTGACGCTCCGGCCAATCCCGTTCCCAACCCTTTTGTACAACCGACATATCAGCATCCGATGCAATCATCTAGGCCTTTACAGCCCTTCAACTCGTTTGGTCCGAGACCTCGCGGCACCTTGGCAACTGGAGAAGCTCAGATAAATGTGAATCCGAGGCAACCAGGGTCTACTGCTTCTCCAAAACCCTATTATTTGTCAAATAGGTTATTCGAGGATCTGATAGAGTTGAGAAATGCAGATGGTAGTCTGAAAACGAGCAGAACTGGTATGCCTGCCTCATCAAATCAATCTATTAACAGTGATAGAAAATAG